The following DNA comes from Lates calcarifer isolate ASB-BC8 unplaced genomic scaffold, TLL_Latcal_v3 _unitig_4167_quiver_1463, whole genome shotgun sequence.
CACTCCAACACCACCAGGATCTGGGTCCCCTCAGCTTGATCAACTGCTGTCAGATCTGGAGGAGATGAAACTTAAGTTTAGACCAGAGACAATTGACCCACCTCTGCCAGAATCCAGTGATGAAAGCCCTGAAGTTGATCAAATCTACAAGTTTGAAGACCTGTCACCTGAAGATCGCACCACAGAAGATAGTGATACTGtaagagtcagtgtgttttctgttgtacaGCTTGTAGATGACACTAACCACACAACTGCAGGAGTCACAGAATCTGCATATTTCCAGACATCCATTCAAGATGAATCTGAATTTGTCTCAGTCTCCCCCGATCTAACAAAAACCTCTTGGACAAGTGTACCATCAAGACTTGGCAGACATACAGATAGTCCTGTATCCCATACTGAGTCTCTTTCATTCCCAGAATCTCCCCAAAGATTTTGTGAAGAGATGGAACCATCACTGAGATCAAGTTTTCGTTTGGACATATTCCAGACCAGCAAATATGGTGAAAATGCTGGTGAGACATTTTCTCCAGTGTCTTCACCCAAAATAGCTGCAAAGAGTCACTCTGATATACCTGAAAAAAAACTGGATAATCTATGTGAGGGAGATAATACATCTGGCATTCTTCAAAGTCAAGAAGAGGGTGAATCAATTACACCATCTAATGACTCAATGGGTGTGACATCAACACAGAGTAGCCAAGATCAACTTCCACATTTATGGGAGATAACCTCTGTTGAAACCATTCAGACTTTAGATTTTCCTTCTCAGTCTCTTTCTGATTTGACTCCTGAGACAGTTACATCTGCAAGACATTTTAGCTTTGAGGAACTGATGTCGTACACCTCCTTGGGGAACCTGGAGAGATCTTCAGATGAGGATAGGCCAAGGACCAGTGGACAGCATTCAGATGAATCTCTGACTCCAGTTGACCATGAGCGCTTTGCCTCTCAACCCACTTCAGTTAAACCTAAAGCAGAGGTGACTTCATCAACTTCTGATGAGGAGTACAGCATCCCACCTGGATATGCAGAGACCTCTTCTACCACATCTGTCTATACCCACATGCCTCCAGGATATGCAGAGGATGTGCATCATGATGCCGACAGCCCTACCTTTGAATACTCTGACCCAGAGCCTTACTTTGACTGCAAACAAGCTACATCAGATTTCTCAGAGACTGAGCCTGATGAACCTGAGTCAAGAACTAGGTCAAGTGGAGGTCAGCCCCAGGATCATCTCAGCCATTCTATAGTGCTAGAAAATGTGAATCGAGGAGTGCTATTGTCCTCTGGAAGTGAAGATTATGAGGATGCTCCTTTTGTCCATGAGCCTCTTCATGATATATATGAAGAGAGTGAGGAATTAATACAGGATTCAGAAGCATCCGATGAAGAATTCACCTTGTGTGAGGCTTCACAACTGCCTCCAGTATATGGGGCTTGTGATGATACTGATAAGTCTCTGATAAGGGTAAGATGAGATCTGGTAAACCATCCCAAATTGCAAGCTTTTCCCAGAGCTGAGCTTAACCAACAACAGCATTTGCTTCAGAGAGGAATGACTGCTAACCCTCTGGCCACATGGATGGGATCTAAAACTCCTTATAAccctcattttgttttgatttcagatTTAACCTGTCCTAACTCAGCATGTAATTTTGCTGCCTGTAACCAGCTATATCACTCACAGTAATACGCTAGATGTTTTTTCATCAGCAGTAAGCACATTAGCTCTTTAATTAAATGAGCATGGTTTGGTTTTGCAAATATTTTCAAGTTACAGACTGCCATGTTGTACTTTCCAATGTATGACATGAAAATTCATACGAAAATTCACAAAGTCAGTGGA
Coding sequences within:
- the LOC127140272 gene encoding mucin-3A-like; translation: MKRKSMSKDKSKSSMVSVSTTSFKTNLSDSSKQTNVDLGQSQVFPTEVPALANDSNTFSAEKIELGIPAIFDQSKTQSEITLTNQSSSLSFPKQSEDSGLVKPSSVTPDSFRQTAQYSPDDKIIMSSESTPTPPGSGSPQLDQLLSDLEEMKLKFRPETIDPPLPESSDESPEVDQIYKFEDLSPEDRTTEDSDTVRVSVFSVVQLVDDTNHTTAGVTESAYFQTSIQDESEFVSVSPDLTKTSWTSVPSRLGRHTDSPVSHTESLSFPESPQRFCEEMEPSLRSSFRLDIFQTSKYGENAGETFSPVSSPKIAAKSHSDIPEKKLDNLCEGDNTSGILQSQEEGESITPSNDSMGVTSTQSSQDQLPHLWEITSVETIQTLDFPSQSLSDLTPETVTSARHFSFEELMSYTSLGNLERSSDEDRPRTSGQHSDESLTPVDHERFASQPTSVKPKAEVTSSTSDEEYSIPPGYAETSSTTSVYTHMPPGYAEDVHHDADSPTFEYSDPEPYFDCKQATSDFSETEPDEPESRTRSSGGQPQDHLSHSIVLENVNRGVLLSSGSEDYEDAPFVHEPLHDIYEESEELIQDSEASDEEFTLCEASQLPPVYGACDDTDKSLIRVR